The Streptomyces sp. NBC_00306 sequence GTCACCAGACCGGTCACCCCTGGCTCGTGCTCAACAAGGGCCGTATCGGCTTCTCCGCCACCGACACCGCCGCGTGGGCGCCCGAGGCCCGCAGGCCCGCACGGCTGCCGTGGATCGCTGTCAGTACATCGCTCGCCTCCTTCCGCGGAGTCTCCTCCCTCGCCACCGCAGGCGACTTGTACGCCCGCGAACTCGACACCCCCGTGCGCGAGTCCTTCGTCGACGCCCTGCGCGCCAGGCAGCTCGACCCGGACTCCTACCTGCTCCTGCCGGTGCACCCCTGGCAGTGGGACGAGGTGATCCTTCCCCTCTACGCGCCGGCTATCGCGCGTGGCGAGATCGTGCCATTGCCGACCGACGGTGATCTGCGGCTGCCCCAGCAGTCCATCCGCACCTTCGTCAACCTGGACTGCCCCCAACGGCACACCGTCAAGCTGCCGCTGTCCATCCTCAACACCCTCGTCTGGCGCGGCCTGCCGACCGAGCGCACGCTTGCCGCCCCCGCCGTCACCGCCTGGGTGCACGGACTGCGCGACGAGGACCCCTTTCTGCGGGACGACTGCGGCGTGATCCTTCTGGGTGAAGTCGCGTCGGTCAGCGTCGAGCATCCGCTCTACGACCGTCTGCCCGAGGTGCCGTACCAGTACAAGGAACTGCTCGGTGCGATCTGGCGCGAGCCCTTGCAGCCGCGCCTGGCACCCGGCGAGCGGGCGAGGACGCTCGCATCGCTGCTGCACACCGACCCGCAGGGCCGCTCGTTCACCGCCGAGCTCGTCACCCGCTCCGGACTCGACCCCGCTGCCTGGCTGCAGCGCCTGTTCGCCGCCCTGCTCCCTCCGCTGCTGCACTTTCTCTACCGCTACGGAACGGTCTTCTCCCCGCACGGCGAGAACGCCATCGTCGTCTACGACGGCCAGGACGTTCCCGTACGTCTCGCGATCAAGGACTTCGTCGACGACGTCAACGTCAGCGCACAGCCACTGCCCGAGCACGATTCGATGCCGCACGACGTGCGTTCCGTGCTGCTCACGGAGGAGCCTGCGTTCCTCACCCAGTTCATCCACTCCGGCCTCTTCATCGGCGTCTTCCGCTACCTCGCGCCTCTGTGCGAAGACCACTTGGCCGTGCCGGAAGCCGACTTCTGGGCGCTGGTCAGAGCGGAGATCCTGCGTCACCAGGGCCGGTTCCCCGAGCTCAAGGACCGCTACGAAGCGTTCGACCTGCTCACTCCCCGTATCGACCGGCTCTGTCTCAATCGAAACCGGCTCCACCTGGACGGCTACCGGGACCGGCCGCAGCGCCCGCACGCCGCAGTGCACGGCACCGTCCCCAACCCTCTGGCGTGATCGGATCGGAGTTGTCAGTGGTGAGCCGTAGGGTGGTCGGCCTATGACGAAGCCATCCCTCCCCGAACTACTCCACACCGCCGTCACCGCCGTCGGTGGTGTGGAGAGGCCTGGCCAGGTCACCATGGCCGAGGCCGTGGCCGCCGCCGTCGACGACGGTTCTCATCTGCTGGTCCAGGCCGGTACCGGCACCGGAAAGTCCTTGGGCTATCTGGTGCCCGCGCTGGCGCACGGGGAGCGCGTCGTCATCGCCACGGCCACCCTGGCCCTCCAGCGGCAGCTCGTCGAGCGGGACCTGCCGCGCACGGTGGACGCACTGCATCCCCTGCTGCGCCGCCGGCCGGAGTTCGCCATGCTCAAAGGCCGGTCCAACTACCTCTGTCTGCACCGTCTGCACGAAGGTGTGCCGCAGGAAGAGGAGGACGGGCTGTTCGATCCCTTCGAGGCGGCCGCCCCCACCAGCAAGCTGGGCCAGGACCTGCTCCGT is a genomic window containing:
- a CDS encoding IucA/IucC family protein, which encodes MPKPPVSSDSEHPSAAPFSPPGLTAQRWDRAGARLLAKMLGEFAYEEIIEPVRDEAGEPPASAGGERNREADAQRPQAPGIAPSGNGCPRPAHYTLDLDDAVRLSFSARRGAYGSWRVDADSIRCDDRPYADPLDFLVRARNLIDLDGATLGHLLRELSVTLVADTGLDHTAPAAAELADLGYAELEGHQTGHPWLVLNKGRIGFSATDTAAWAPEARRPARLPWIAVSTSLASFRGVSSLATAGDLYARELDTPVRESFVDALRARQLDPDSYLLLPVHPWQWDEVILPLYAPAIARGEIVPLPTDGDLRLPQQSIRTFVNLDCPQRHTVKLPLSILNTLVWRGLPTERTLAAPAVTAWVHGLRDEDPFLRDDCGVILLGEVASVSVEHPLYDRLPEVPYQYKELLGAIWREPLQPRLAPGERARTLASLLHTDPQGRSFTAELVTRSGLDPAAWLQRLFAALLPPLLHFLYRYGTVFSPHGENAIVVYDGQDVPVRLAIKDFVDDVNVSAQPLPEHDSMPHDVRSVLLTEEPAFLTQFIHSGLFIGVFRYLAPLCEDHLAVPEADFWALVRAEILRHQGRFPELKDRYEAFDLLTPRIDRLCLNRNRLHLDGYRDRPQRPHAAVHGTVPNPLA